The proteins below come from a single Lactobacillus johnsonii genomic window:
- the ybaK gene encoding Cys-tRNA(Pro) deacylase, which yields MSKKNKKKKLNKTLIEKMLDQQKIPYKQLQFATVQKGDVKQMDTSILDDEEALVYKTLVCEGNKNSPVVGVVPVTEHLSMKKLAKASGNKKCELLPLKKLVATTGYVHGANTPIGIYQKHHFPIYLDSSMKEHDQIAVSSGEVGRSIMINPDDLQKVTNATFVDLLE from the coding sequence ATGTCGAAAAAAAATAAAAAGAAAAAACTTAATAAAACGTTGATTGAGAAGATGCTCGACCAACAAAAGATTCCATATAAGCAATTACAATTCGCCACAGTTCAAAAAGGCGATGTTAAACAAATGGATACTTCCATTTTAGACGATGAAGAGGCTTTGGTCTACAAAACCTTGGTATGTGAGGGAAATAAAAATAGTCCAGTAGTTGGAGTTGTTCCTGTTACCGAGCACTTAAGTATGAAAAAACTTGCTAAAGCTTCTGGTAACAAAAAATGTGAATTACTTCCACTTAAGAAGTTAGTCGCAACTACTGGTTATGTTCATGGGGCCAACACTCCAATTGGAATTTACCAAAAGCATCATTTTCCTATTTATTTAGATAGCAGCATGAAAGAACATGATCAAATTGCTGTTTCAAGTGGTGAGGTTGGTAGAAGTATCATGATCAATCCTGATGATTTACAAAAAGTCACTAATGCCACTTTCGTTGATTTATTAGAGTAA